The proteins below come from a single Elgaria multicarinata webbii isolate HBS135686 ecotype San Diego chromosome 11, rElgMul1.1.pri, whole genome shotgun sequence genomic window:
- the LOC134405292 gene encoding olfactory receptor 2AP1-like, with amino-acid sequence MFKNQTTVTEFILLGFGEFYKVQKLLFLTFLMVYVVTITGNILIFLLVVFEQHLHSPMYFFLANLSFLEACCSSNIFPRVLSALLTEDRRISFHSCFLQWYLFASLEAAECCLLCVMSYDRYLAICKPLYYVTLMKTSTCIHLAAVSWIIGFVTVIIIPALMLQLTFCSHNEMDHYFCDYFPLLKLSCSDTHLMETVAYFVAFVFTAPPFLLTLTSYAYIIAAIMKIPSTTGRQKAFSTCSSHLVVVSMFYGSLMIVYMIPNTMVKRNMQKFSSLLYTVLPPLANPFVYSLRNKEVKEALKKNIGRFIFLTKYI; translated from the coding sequence ATGTTCAAAAACCAGACAACAGTGACAGAATTCATCCTCCTGGGATTTGGAGAGTTCTACAAAGTGCAGAAGCTTCTTTTCCTGACTTTTCTAATGGTTTATGTTGTGACCATAACTGGAAACATCCTCATTTTTTTGCTAGTTGTCTTTGaacagcaccttcacagccccatgtacttcttcctggCGAACCTCTCCTTCTTGGAGGCTTGCTGCAGCTCCAATATATTTCCAAGGGTGCTTTCAGCTCTCTTGACTGAGGACAGAAGGATTTCTTTCCACAGCTGCTTCTTGCAGTGGTATCTCTTTGCATCCTTGGAAGCTGCAGAATGTTGTTTGCTCTGTGTAATGTCTTATGACAGGTATCTAGCAATATGTAAACCATTGTATTATGTAACACTCATGAAAACCTCAACATGTATCCACTTAGCAGCTGTTTCTTGGATCATTGGATTTGTAACTGTGATTATAATACCTGCTCTCATGTTACAATTAACATTTTGCAGCCACAATGAAATGGATCATTATTTTTGTGACTATTTTCCACTTCTAAAGCTCTCCTGCAGTGATACCCACTTGATGGaaactgtggcttattttgtGGCCTTCGTATTCACAGCTCCTCCATTTCTTCTAACTCTTACATCCTATGCATATATTATAGCTGCAATCATGAAAATCCCTTCCACCACTGGGAGGCAAAAGGCCTTTTCCACTTGCTCTTCTCACTTGGTTGTGGTTTCCATGTTCTATGGGTCTCTAATGATTGTGTACATGATACCAAATACGATGGTCAAGAGAAACATGCAAAAGTTTTCCTCCCTCCTGTACACAGTTTTGCCTCCTCTGGCCAATCCTTTTGTATACAGTTTGAGAAACAAGGAAGTCAAGGAAGCTCTGAAAAAAAACATTGGTAGGTTTATTTTCCTTACAAAGTATATTTGA
- the LOC134405290 gene encoding olfactory receptor 2AP1-like yields the protein MLGNQTTTTFILLGFGEFYKLQMLLFLTFLAIYIVTISGNILIVALVVLNKHLHTPMYFFLGNLSFLEACYSSNIFPRMLSALMTGDRTISFSSCFTQWYLFGSLEAAECCLLCVMSYDRYLAICKPLHYTITMKTTTCIQLAAASWINGFIVFLILLNLMLQLTFCGPSEMDHYFCDYFPLLKLSCSDTSMVEIMSFVVAAIFTLPPFLLTLVSYVYIIAAIVKIPSTTGRQKAFSTCSSHLVVVSIFYGSLMIVYMLPKTEVKKEMQKISSLLYTTLPPLANPFIYSLRNKEVKEALRNNIGRLIPHKSSPKKIVNVVNL from the coding sequence ATGTTGGGAAACCAAACGACTACAACATTCATCCTCCTGGGATTTGGAGAGTTCTATAAATTGCAGATGCTTCTCTTCCTGACATTTCTAGCAATCTACATTGTGACCATCTCTGGAAACATTCTAATTGTTGCACTAGTTGTCTTGAATAAGCATCTTCAcacccccatgtacttcttcctaGGAAACCTCTCTTTCTTGGAGGCTTGCTACAGCTCCAATATATTTCCAAGGATGCTCTCAGCTCTTATGACTGGGGACAGAACAATTTCATTCAGTAGTTGCTTCACACAATGGTATCTCTTTGGTTCCCTGGAAGCCGCGGAATGTTGTTTGCTCTGTGTGATGTCGTATGACAGGTATCTAGCCATTTGTAAACCATTGCACTATACAATAACGATGAAAACCACGACGTGCATCCAATTAGCAGCTGCATCTTGGATCAATGGATTTATAGTTTTTTTGATATTACTTAATTTGATGTTACAGTTAACATTTTGTGGTCCCAGTGAAATGGATCATTACTTTTGTGACTACTTCCCACTTCTTAAACTCTCTTGCAGTGACACTAGCATGGTGGAAATTATGAGTTTTGTTGTGGCTGCTATATTCACCCTTCCCCCTTTTCTCCTAACTCTTGTATCTTATGTATATATCATTGCTGCCATTGTGAAAATCCCTTCCACCACTGGGAGACAGAAGGCCTTTTCCACCTGCTCATCTCACTTGGTTGTAGTTTCCATTTTTTATGGGTCTCTAATGATAGTATATATGTTACCAAAGACTGAAGTCAAGAAGGAGATGCAAAAAATTTCCTCTCTTTTATACACAACTTTGCCACCTCTAGCCAACCCCTTTATATACAGCCTGAGAAACAAGGAGGTCAAAGAGGCCCTGAGAAATAATATTGGTAGGCTCATACCACACAAATCAAGTCCTAAAAAGATAGTTAATGTGGTTAATTTGTAA